Below is a genomic region from Culicoides brevitarsis isolate CSIRO-B50_1 chromosome 2, AGI_CSIRO_Cbre_v1, whole genome shotgun sequence.
GGTGCCATGCAAGGCGAAACATCTCGAAATTTCCCTATTAATAtagttattgaaaaatgtatgTTCACCTCGCGAGTATTTGTCATATTCAACTTTGAAAATGTACTGTGGCTTATTTCTCTCCCATTCCGTGCTTTTTAGAAGCTTTGTCAAGCGACGAGGGCAATAATCatgtttcaaaacaaattctttcatttcaaTGAACAGCCAATAAAGTAAATCAATGGAATCGAAAGGAATAATATCCCTTCCAAGCACTTCTTTTGCTGTCCGGTATTTCATGAGTTCAATGAAACGCGGCGTACCGTCAATTGCTTTCAACAATCTATCGATATCCTTTTcggaattattaattttaaatttttcggggAATGGAATGCAGCAGGAATCATAACGATATGTAATTGCAGCGGCGACAAAAAGAGTCAATTTCAATTCGGCTCCATAACAATTGTTTCCTATGTAGTCCATGATGTCTTGTAGTTTTTTCAGTTCTACAGCGTACTTTGCTTCGTCTATTCTTTTGTACCATCCATCTTTTGGAAGCCGTGACTCAATTCTCGGATTCATTTTAAAGGTTTCTGTTGtagtttttgaagaaaaaaaggaatgtAAACAAACCAATCAAAACACGACTCGTCGTTATCCCATCAGGCACCGACACATACTCTGTTGGTTGGCTTTCTCATTGGGAATTTAAACTCTTGAATTAGCAGGTCATCAAAAATAACGGTAGAGTTCTTTTCACGCTTCTAATTTCATGGTTTTTTGTTAGGCAAATTTTGGAAGGCGTTGAATGATGTTGTTtctattgttttttgtttttcataaaacaaacagacaatttttttgtaattagagttggattgaaaattgtcattaa
It encodes:
- the LOC134830772 gene encoding protein mono-ADP-ribosyltransferase PARP16-like, giving the protein MNPRIESRLPKDGWYKRIDEAKYAVELKKLQDIMDYIGNNCYGAELKLTLFVAAAITYRYDSCCIPFPEKFKINNSEKDIDRLLKAIDGTPRFIELMKYRTAKEVLGRDIIPFDSIDLLYWLFIEMKEFVLKHDYCPRRLTKLLKSTEWERNKPQYIFKVEYDKYSRGEHTFFNNYINREISRCFALHGTKLHNLHNILHHGLQQHLSKNALFGEGLYLSPELSVSLPYSRNGLGWNKCKFGDSMSIVTLCEVIEDPRYVSTCNIKKPENKDLPEKYIVCTNNEMVRVRYLLVYANKTSNHVSALKENNWKSWLNWRTMAVLYLIILIFIGFKDSAYLNYLKKIFFQKVQSTLKVFLGTGRE